The Sulfuricurvum sp. DNA segment GTCGCATCGCCCTCACGGGAGAGTTGCTCAATCAACGGCCCTCCCGGATAGCCTAGATGCATCATTTTCGCTACTTTGTCGAAGCTCTCTCCGTAGCTGTCATCCATCGTGGTGGCAATGGTCTCCATCTCCGTGTACGACTTAACTTCTATGAGTTGGGTATGACCGCCTGAAACTAACAATACGGTTATAGGAAGAATCGATTCTTTTTCGATAAAAAGAGAATAGATGTGCCCTTTTAGGTGGTTGATTGGGAGGATGGGGATACCCAAAGAGATACTCAGTGCCTTTGCCATGATTACCCCTTCGATGAGGGTAACGCCCAATCCCGGCTCATTGGTGACGGCAACGGCTTTTAGCTCTTTAAACCACGGCTCACACTCTGCTAGAATACGGGGCAACACTTCAGCGTGGAGACGGCTAGCGAGTTCTGGGACAACACCGCCGTACACTGAGTGCTCTAGCTCTTGGGAAATCTTTTTGTGGTAGATGAGTTTTTTAGTTGCTATCTCTATAATAGCAATTGAGCTATCATCACAACTGCTTTCGATACTAAGGATCATTGCAGTAGCCACTCTTTGACAAATGGCCACTCACCGAATCCTGAGGCGGTGTTAATGTGCCCACCATCCTCGATGATCCTCATCTCTACACCCAAAGCCTTTTGAAGTAGTGATGCCTCTTCTGTGCTCATGTAGGGGTCATTTGTCGAGGTGACCAACAATACCTCTTCGGCAAAAATATTTTTAGGTGCTTCGAGAGGGAAAAAGGTTTTGAGGGTTTCGATACTGCACGTCAAATGAGGGGGGGCGACGAGTAATAGCCGCTTTACGGGAGATATTTCCCTTTCATTACAAAGATGAAACCATGCGATATTTGCCAACGAATGACAGATGACGACATCGGGTTCAAAATCGGCAAGAATCGATTTGATCTGTTTCATCCATCTATTTTTACTCGGGAAATGGGGGTTATCTAACAGTGGAAACGCCACTATCCCATAATCTTTGGCGATTTCACCTGCGAGCCACGCTTGCCAATGAGGGTTATCCGATCCTCCCCAACCGTGAAGCAATAATGTTTTAGAGCGCATTACATCCCCCTTACATAGTGGCGAACACGTTTGTCGATTTCGAATATCTCCTCAACCGATGTGGGAATATCCTCAAAATATTCATACGCGTTTAAAATGCGTTTGGAGAGCTCTAAAAAGGTGATTTGCCCCACAACAAACTGCTCAATAGCCACTTCGTTTGCTGCGTTTACTACAACACCCCGTGCAGGATTAGCCAATAACTCTTGTCGTAGTTCCCATAGCGGGTATCGATCCGTTGTAATTTCGCGAAATTCGAGAGAACCTATTTCGAGAAAGTTTGCCGGTTTTAATATCGGCTCATCCACTTTGCCCATAAGCGCATACGCAATCGGGAGCTTCATATCGGCGTGGGCAAAATGGGCGGTTGTCGAACCATCGACATAATCGATGAGGGCATGGATAATCGATTTTGTTTCGATTACAGCGTCATATTCCCCTTCTCCAAACAACCAACGTGCTTCGAGAAGTTCAAACAGTTTATTCATCATCGAGGCACTATCAATCGTGATTTTTTGCCCCATCGACCAATTGGGATGCTTTAGTGCATCAGAAAGTGTTGCAGAGGATAATCGCTCAATCGGCCAATCCCGAAATGCTCCGCCACTGGCGGTAATTACCATACGTGAGATAGGACGAGGGGTTTGATTAAGATACCATAATCCAAAATGTTCACTATCGATGGGAACAATGTTTGTGGTATCGACAAAAGCCCCACCCACCACTAACGACTCTTTGTTGGCTAATGCTATACGCTTACCACACTCTAATGCTTTGAGAGTAGGACGAAAACCTGCGAATCCAACAAGAGCATTCACCACAAATTGAGATTCAGATGCTTCGATGGCGTCTAAAATCGCGGCTTCACCTGCGCGGACATGAGGATGATTGACGTGTTTAATATCTTCCTCATTTAAGACGACGACACGCTTGGGAGAGAATTTTTGGATTTGTTGATTGAGAAGTTCTATGTTTCGCCCCGCAACGAGGGTATCAACATTAAGTGAAAACCTCTCGGCAATTACGAGAGCATTAACACCAATAGAGCCTGTAGATCCTAAAAGGATCAAGCAAGACCCCGTAATAGAATGAGCATAATAATCGCGCCGAAAAGATAACCATCTATGCGATCTAATATCCCGCCATGACCTGGGAGGATATTACCGCTATCTTTGACCCCTGCTTGACGTTTGAGATAACTCTCAAACAAGTCGCCAAATACTGCCGAAATAGAGACCATCATGGAAATCATAACTGCTTGCAACATATTTTCGACGATACTGATACCGACAAAAAATCCCGCAACCGTTGCCACAACAATACCGCCGTATACCCCTTCGCGTGTTTTACTCGGACTTGAGACGGAAAATGGAGTGCGCCCGATACTTTTACCGACAAAATAGGCACCGATATCTGCCGCGGCAACAACGATCAAGAGCCATAGCAATGCACTAATACCATACTCTTGATATAAACTCAAAAGATAGAGCATCCCCGCCGTAGGATACATAAAGGGGAGAAAATTTTTAAATGGAATATTTTGGGTATAAGCAACTGCTGCTACAAAAATAAGTCCTGAAAGGACAAGCAAATCTTCACTATACGGATATATGGATGCCATAATCCACAAAATCACCGCGTACACATACAAAGAATTGTTGTTGATGTTGTAAAGTCGAAGAGACTCATGAAAAGCGAGGAGATAAACCACACCTAGAACAATCCAAATAAGCCAAAAATTGTTTATTAGACCAACAGCAAGAGCCGCAAGACCGAGAAAAACAGCGGTGATAATACGCGTTTGAAGCGCATTTGAGGATGGTTTCATCACTTTTCCTGATGGAAGATGTTTCAAAAATGGAATTATAGCATTTTATTGTTGAATTGAGATCTGAAAGAGGCTATTACTTCCTAAGAATCGAAAAATGGCTCTTCAAAAAGGAAAAACCATTTAAGAAAAGAAGAGATTTTAGAGTACAGTAGCAATACTATACGTAAATGAACTTACATCGCTACCATAGATGCTTTGCAATGCTTGTGCATCATTACCTGGATTGTCAGTATAAGTGAGAATCCAAGTTGCACTCGGAGTATCAGTGATTGATGGATCGATACTAAGTGTTACCTTATTACCTAATACTGAAACAGCTGTAGCTGCAAATTTTAGCAAAGCATTCCCGTCAGTAAGATCAGGAGTAAGGGTTCCATCGGTTACAAAAAACATACTATTTGGGGCATAAGTACCTTCATCTAAAGAAGAGTTAAAAGTAATTTCGATCGTACCCGTACTGGTGTGCCCTACCACATCTGTAATAGGAGCTGAAATCAATGGCGCTTTTGTCTCTACTATGTAGTTACCAGTACTGCCTCCAGCACCTGCATTCCCTGCCACATCCGTATACGACAAATTAGTGAGTGTGATTGCATTTACTACATCTGCTGCTATTCCTGCAGCTGGGGCAAACGTTCCTGTATAGGTGACTCCGCCATCACCGCTAAAGAGATTATTAATTGTTCCATTTGCATTAGATAAATTCAAATCACTTCCATCAAATCCTAAAACCGCTTCACTAAATGTGAAAGTAACAATAGGAGCATCTCCCGCAGTAACTACCGCATCGTTCATTGAGATAACGACCGTAGGTGCTTTCATATCTACCGCTTGTATCGACTGAAGGGCTACGGTGCTTGAATTACCGAACAAGTCCGTGACTGCACTAGCAGCAACATCGACCGTCATATTCCCTGCAACACCTGCAGTAGGTGTTATATCCAACGTGTAGACAGAAGCACTAACTGTGGTCAGTACACCCGCAGGAACTCCCCCTACAATTGTAATATCTTGGAGGGTAAAGCCTGTAACGGGTTCACTAAAGGTAAATGTATATTTCACGCTAGTTCCAGCTATATTAGCAACAGCAGCCGGCTCATCATCGGATATAGCAATACTTGGAGCACGAGTATCGACATCATAGGTATAGTCATAGAGACTCGTTGCTGGTGCTACTATCTGACCAGCAAGCCCATTGAGGTCATGACAATCAACAACGCTAAACGTATTAGAGGTATACTCTACGTTTGCACCTGCAGTAAACGTTGCCGTCCAAACACGTGCATCAGCCGTAGCAGCAAGACCTGTAAGCGTTCCATTTTCAAAACTCACAATAGCATCTCTGACTTCTTCAGAAAAGGTGATAGTCACAGGAGAACTTTCTCCGATACTCAAAGCCGAATCATCAAAAAAGATACTTTTAACAGTAGGTGCAGTATCATCAGGTTTAAGATAGGTGAACGAAGTGGCATCATTTCCCGCTAAATCCTGAATAGCTGGTGTTAAATCTGTGGTTACATCTTTGTACACAACCCGAACACTTTCGATATCTATCCAAGAGTCTGCAGCTGCTTTAGGCATGATCAGCGTCACCGTATCACCTAGCATAGAAACCGCTTCCACATCGATCAAATGAGTATTTATATATACGTCAAAGCCTCCCGGATTGCTCATATTTACCGCTTCCAGCTGTGAATCGAGTTTAAAACTGATGGTTTTGTTAACATAATCATACACCCAATTGGTATCCGAAGCATTGATAACGCCGTCACCATTAGTATCATCATAGAGTGTATCCATGAGCACCGGTGCAATCATATCAACCGCTTGCGGTGTAGAATCAGTCATCGATGAGGCGCTTGCGCTGTTTCCTGCAATATCGAAATATGCTGTACTAGGAACATTAACCGATAGAATTCCCTCAATTCGATTTGGAATCACTTCAAGGGTATATTCAGATTGTGAAACTTGCGTAAAAGTTTTAGCGGTTCCGTTAGTGATCGTAATATCACTAATCCCAAAACCGGTAACAGCCTCCGCAGCGCCGGTACTATCGGTAAATTTGAAAGTATAAGTAATATTCCCACCATCCAAATCGGTTGTGCCATCACTGTTGCTTCCATCCATGTTCGAGATAGCTGTAGGTTCATTATCGGTGATAGTTAAAATAGGAGGATTAACATCGATCGTAATCGCATCAGTATTTTTAGTAACTACACTGACATTTCCAGCTGCATCTGTTTGGCGAAGTTGTATCATATTGATACCATAGATTGTATTATTTGCCAAATTAAATGATGTGCCACTGCCTACCGTCCATGTACCACCGCTATCAAGGCTATATTCCCACGTAGCACCCGATTCTACACCACTAATATTTATCACTTTACTACTCGTAATATTATCCGATGCATTGATCCCCGTATCTGATGCCAAACTCATCACCAATGCTGATGGTACTGCCAAATCATACGCTTGAGTTGCTGCAACCACTGCAATATTTTGGGCACCGCTCGAATCTACAGCAACTCCTGCATCAACATTCACCGATATATTTCCAGTGCTCCCAGCTGGGGGAGTAACCGTAAGCGTATATACTGTTCCACTTCCACTAAGAGTCCCTTTGGTACCTCCGGTTACTGTTATATCACTGGTCGTAAATCCGGTAACCGCACTATCAAAGGTAAAAGTATAGACAACGCTTCCATTCGCTGTTCCATCCGTATTATCAGTAATCGTCAATCCAACCGGAGAAGGTGGTGCCACATAGGTATCTACTGTATAATTTGCACTTTTCCCAAAAACACCAAGATTCCCAGCAACATCTGAATAGGAACCTGCTGCAATAGTAATAATATTACTGGTATCCGTAACCGATGCCGTCGGGGTAAAAGTAGCTGTCCATGTAATATTATCGGCTGTTGTAAGATTACTCACCGTACCGTTTTGCGCCACAATATCTGCAAGGGTAAATCCGGTTACCGCTTCGGTAAATGTTATCGTCACATCGGTCGTTTCACCGCTGTTAAGGACAGTATCAGTTAATACAATCCCTACTGATGGTGCGGTTGTATCATTAACTATTGTTTGCAATTGAGTCGTTGCGGTTGCTTCTGACACCAATGTAACACCAGAGGGAAGTGCTGCTTGCAACACTAAATCACTCGCTGTTTGAACCGTAACAGATGTCGTAATCGCATCACGTGTTGCCTGCGTGATATTAATCCCATCGGCTGGATTACTATTATCATCCAATGATTGTAAAAACTGCGCAATATTAATAGCTGCAGAATCTGTCGTATTAGTACGGCTCACCCCAGCCATATCTTGTGGATAAATAACACCAT contains these protein-coding regions:
- the tsaD gene encoding tRNA (adenosine(37)-N6)-threonylcarbamoyltransferase complex transferase subunit TsaD is translated as MILSIESSCDDSSIAIIEIATKKLIYHKKISQELEHSVYGGVVPELASRLHAEVLPRILAECEPWFKELKAVAVTNEPGLGVTLIEGVIMAKALSISLGIPILPINHLKGHIYSLFIEKESILPITVLLVSGGHTQLIEVKSYTEMETIATTMDDSYGESFDKVAKMMHLGYPGGPLIEQLSREGDATKFAFTVPLWQSPLIAFSYSGLKNQVRLAVEANESSAYPDIAAAFQKTATEHLIQKLKKYFKTHPPKRFAIVGGASANLYLRERVMELLKPHKAELFLSELTYCSDNAAMIGRAALEAYALKAFVSFSDIAINPRCKL
- the dxr gene encoding 1-deoxy-D-xylulose-5-phosphate reductoisomerase codes for the protein MILLGSTGSIGVNALVIAERFSLNVDTLVAGRNIELLNQQIQKFSPKRVVVLNEEDIKHVNHPHVRAGEAAILDAIEASESQFVVNALVGFAGFRPTLKALECGKRIALANKESLVVGGAFVDTTNIVPIDSEHFGLWYLNQTPRPISRMVITASGGAFRDWPIERLSSATLSDALKHPNWSMGQKITIDSASMMNKLFELLEARWLFGEGEYDAVIETKSIIHALIDYVDGSTTAHFAHADMKLPIAYALMGKVDEPILKPANFLEIGSLEFREITTDRYPLWELRQELLANPARGVVVNAANEVAIEQFVVGQITFLELSKRILNAYEYFEDIPTSVEEIFEIDKRVRHYVRGM
- a CDS encoding Ig-like domain-containing protein — its product is MIKTITIGAKANSVVKTTQLMVLSGDKILLVDATTGQPPKHVSTKMVGKDLHIFADGATDASAVLIDYTDYSSTVEIQGVGQNGSYYNYAMSNSGGMELSSTPAVLPVAENHGSFMSSSAWWGVGILAVAGGVAAAAGGGGGGGSSSSSTTTTTTTTSGTQTGVVIDSLVSGISYTTSSGITGVTGDAGSVGSFHYNTGDTITLKIGAATLATNMAIPSDGVIYPQDMAGVSRTNTTDSAAINIAQFLQSLDDNSNPADGINITQATRDAITTSVTVQTASDLVLQAALPSGVTLVSEATATTQLQTIVNDTTAPSVGIVLTDTVLNSGETTDVTITFTEAVTGFTLADIVAQNGTVSNLTTADNITWTATFTPTASVTDTSNIITIAAGSYSDVAGNLGVFGKSANYTVDTYVAPPSPVGLTITDNTDGTANGSVVYTFTFDSAVTGFTTSDITVTGGTKGTLSGSGTVYTLTVTPPAGSTGNISVNVDAGVAVDSSGAQNIAVVAATQAYDLAVPSALVMSLASDTGINASDNITSSKVINISGVESGATWEYSLDSGGTWTVGSGTSFNLANNTIYGINMIQLRQTDAAGNVSVVTKNTDAITIDVNPPILTITDNEPTAISNMDGSNSDGTTDLDGGNITYTFKFTDSTGAAEAVTGFGISDITITNGTAKTFTQVSQSEYTLEVIPNRIEGILSVNVPSTAYFDIAGNSASASSMTDSTPQAVDMIAPVLMDTLYDDTNGDGVINASDTNWVYDYVNKTISFKLDSQLEAVNMSNPGGFDVYINTHLIDVEAVSMLGDTVTLIMPKAAADSWIDIESVRVVYKDVTTDLTPAIQDLAGNDATSFTYLKPDDTAPTVKSIFFDDSALSIGESSPVTITFSEEVRDAIVSFENGTLTGLAATADARVWTATFTAGANVEYTSNTFSVVDCHDLNGLAGQIVAPATSLYDYTYDVDTRAPSIAISDDEPAAVANIAGTSVKYTFTFSEPVTGFTLQDITIVGGVPAGVLTTVSASVYTLDITPTAGVAGNMTVDVAASAVTDLFGNSSTVALQSIQAVDMKAPTVVISMNDAVVTAGDAPIVTFTFSEAVLGFDGSDLNLSNANGTINNLFSGDGGVTYTGTFAPAAGIAADVVNAITLTNLSYTDVAGNAGAGGSTGNYIVETKAPLISAPITDVVGHTSTGTIEITFNSSLDEGTYAPNSMFFVTDGTLTPDLTDGNALLKFAATAVSVLGNKVTLSIDPSITDTPSATWILTYTDNPGNDAQALQSIYGSDVSSFTYSIATVL
- a CDS encoding alpha/beta hydrolase, which gives rise to MRSKTLLLHGWGGSDNPHWQAWLAGEIAKDYGIVAFPLLDNPHFPSKNRWMKQIKSILADFEPDVVICHSLANIAWFHLCNEREISPVKRLLLVAPPHLTCSIETLKTFFPLEAPKNIFAEEVLLVTSTNDPYMSTEEASLLQKALGVEMRIIEDGGHINTASGFGEWPFVKEWLLQ
- a CDS encoding CDP-archaeol synthase is translated as MKPSSNALQTRIITAVFLGLAALAVGLINNFWLIWIVLGVVYLLAFHESLRLYNINNNSLYVYAVILWIMASIYPYSEDLLVLSGLIFVAAVAYTQNIPFKNFLPFMYPTAGMLYLLSLYQEYGISALLWLLIVVAAADIGAYFVGKSIGRTPFSVSSPSKTREGVYGGIVVATVAGFFVGISIVENMLQAVMISMMVSISAVFGDLFESYLKRQAGVKDSGNILPGHGGILDRIDGYLFGAIIMLILLRGLA